Proteins encoded together in one Acanthopagrus latus isolate v.2019 chromosome 19, fAcaLat1.1, whole genome shotgun sequence window:
- the slc7a14b gene encoding probable cationic amino acid transporter, which yields MAAWLGRLSLGDAWYNMYSRLLRTKPMGSMARSADDLTELDEGAAVGLAKVLTTVDLVSLGVGSCVGTGMYVVAGLVAKAMAGPGVILSFIIAALASILSGVCYAEFGVRVPKTTGSAYTYSYVTVGEFVAFFIGWNLILEYLIGTAAGASALSSMFDSLANHSISNYMITHLGTLRGLGKGEDTYPDLLALFIALLVTVIIALGVRNSVGFNNVLNVVNLVVWVFMIIAGLFFLSAGNWENGNFLPYGWSGVMQGAATCFYAFIGFDIIATTGEEAKNPNTSIPYAITASLVTCLTAYVSVSVILTLMVPYDLIDGSAPLMEMFAVHGFLWGKYIVAVGSIAGLTVSLLGSLFPMPRVIYAMARDGLLFRFLSHVSALTHTPAVACVVSGSFAAILALLVSLRDLIEMMSIGTLLAYTLVSVCVLLLRYQPDEQTDTHQFNSEDNVDGLKHLDDGAVPTKDDQMLIGDDGSSSYHAGGTEGDGDDSDFHTGHASLLKRLLGGHYYTLRLRLGMPDATAKPTPATGRTVTRCTLLLFLMSFLLWSTVIFGVEQGSGAGAVFSGLMATMMAGSMVKLLILIIQQPESGRRLPYMAPCVPFIPAAAILVNSYLMLKLSPLTWARFTVWCFIGLLIYGCYGVWHSTLELNAREQQAHASSYQRYDDHLDDTFSPDDNLYPEEQDERPYQGWSAPEERGNDYQQHVQHQQENEYEDLEGEQHQSQYQDDNEQHGYQSGPGGRHTSRSSRAGGRTNHGFDGGEEED from the exons ATGGCGGCGTGGCTCGGCCGGCTGTCTCTGGGCGACGCCTGGTACAACATGTATTCCCGCCTCCTGAGGACCAAACCCATGGGCTCCATGGCTCGCAGCGCCGACGACCTCACCGAGCTCGACGAGGGGGCGGCGGTCGGGCTCGCTAAGGTTCTGACCACCGTGGACCTGGTGTCGCTCGGGGTGGGCAGCTGCGTCGGTACCGGGATGTACGTGGTGGCCGGGTTGGTTGCCAAAGCGATGGCGGGGCCCGGAGTCATCCTGTCGTTTATTATTGCAGCGCTGGCCTCCATACTGTCAG GTGTGTGCTACGCAGAGTTTGGCGTCCGGGTCCCAAAGACGACCGGCTCGGCGTACACCTACAGCTACGTGACGGTCGGGGAGTTTGTGGCGTTTTTCATTGGCTGGAACTTGATCCTGGAGTATCTGATCGGCACGGCGGCGGGGGCGTCGGCTCTCAGCAGCATGTTCGACTCTCTGGCCAATCACAGCATCAGTAACTACATGATAACGCACCTGGGCACGCTCAGAGGACTCG GTAAAGGTGAGGACACGTACCCCGACCTGCTGGCCTTGTTTATCGCCCTGCTGGTCACGGTGATCATCGCTCTCGGTGTGCGTAACTCTGTGGGCTTCAACAACGTCCTAAACGTGGTCAACCTGGTGGTCTGGGTCTTCATGATCATCGCCGgactcttcttcctctccgccGGCAACTGGGAGAACGGAAACTTCCTTCCCTACGGCTGGTCGGGG GTGATGCAAGGTGCAGCGACTTGCTTCTACGCCTTCATCGGCTTCGACATCATTGCGACGACGGGAGAGGAGGCGAAAAACCCAAACACCTCCATCCCGTACGCCATCACCGCCTCGCTGGTCACCTGCCTCACCGCCTACGTGTCG GTGAGTGTGATCCTGACTCTCATGGTTCCCTACGACCTGATCGACGGCTCGGCTCCGCTCATGGAGATGTTTGCGGTGCACGGCTTCCTGTGGGGGAAGTACATCGTGGCTGTGGGCTCGATAGCCGGACTCACCGTGTCTCTGCTGGGCTCTTTGTTCCCGATGCCCAGAGTCATCTACGCCATGGCCCGGGACGGACTGCTGTTCAG gttctTGTCTCATGTGtctgcgctcacacacactcccgcGGTGGCCTGCGTGGTGTCGGGTAGCTTCGCCGCCATCCTCGCCCTGCTGGTGAGCCTCAGAGACCTGATCGAGATGATGTCCATCGGCACGCTGCTGGCCTACACTCTggtcagcgtgtgtgtgctgttactGCGATACCAGCCTGACGAACAGACCGACACACACCAGTTCAACTCCGAGGACAACGTGGACGGGTTGAAGCACCTGGACGACGGCGCCGTCCCCACCAAAGACGACCAGATGCTGATCGGAGACGACGGTTCTTCGTCGTACCACGCTGGCGGGACTGAAGGAGACGGTGACGACTCTGATTTCCACACGGGCCACGCCTCGCTGCTGAAAAGGCTGCTGGGAGGTCATTACTACACCCTGCGGCTGCGGCTGGGAATGCCCGATGCTACGGCCAAACCCACTCCTGCCACCGGCCGCACAGTGACCCGCtgcaccctcctcctcttcctcatgtccttcctcctctggtccACCGTTATATTTGGCGTTGAGCAGGGATCCGGTGCCGGGGCGGTGTTTTCAGGACTCATGGCCACGATGATGGCCGGGTCCATGGTGAAGCTTTTAATTCTGATCATACAGCAGCCAGAGAGTGGGCGGAGACTGCCCTACATGGCGCCCTGCGTGCCCTTCATCCCTGCAGCCGCCATATTGGTCAACAGCTACCTCATGCTTAAACTGTCTCCACTCACCTGGGCCAGGTTCACCGTCTGGTGCTTCATAG GTCTGTTGATCTACGGTTGTTACGGCGTGTGGCACAGCACTCTGGAGCTGAACGCCCGGGAGCAGCAGGCGCACGCCAGCTCCTACCAACGCTACGACGACCACCTCGACGACACGTTCTCCCCCGACGACAACCTTTACCCTGAGGAGCAGGACGAGAGACCCTACCAGGGCTGGTCTGCCCCTGAAGAGAGGGGGAACGACTACCAGCAGCACGTCCAGCACCAGCAGGAGAACGAGTACGAGGAcctggagggagagcagcaTCAGAGCCAGTACCAGGATGATAATGAGCAGCATGGATACCAGTCTGGACCTGGAGGCCGGCACACGAGCAGGAGCAGCCGGGCCGGAGGAAGGACCAATCATGGCTTTGAtgggggggaagaggaggactGA
- the rpl22l1 gene encoding 60S ribosomal protein L22-like 1: MAPIKTRRPTVGKKSKKGASWKFTLDLTHPVEDGILDSANFETFLKERIKVNGKTGNLGNIVQVGRMKNKINVTSEKQFSKRYLKYLTKKYLKKNNLRDWLRVVASDKETYELRYFQISQDDEESEADE; this comes from the exons ATCAAAACAAGGAGGCCGACTGTTGGCAAGAAGTCCAAAAAGGGAGCTTCATGGAAGTTCACCTTGGACCTGACCCACCCTGTGGAGGACGGGATCCTGGACTCTGCAAACTTT GAAACCTTCCTCAAGGAGAGGATAAAGGTCAACGGGAAGACGGGGAATCTGGGTAACATCGTCCAGGTCGGCCGCATGAAGAACAAGATCAACGTCACGTCTGAGAAGCAGTTCTCCAAAAG GTATCTGAAGTACCTCACAAAGAAGTACCTGAAGAAGAACAACCTCCGTGACTGGCTGAGAGTGGTGGCGTCTGACAAGGAGACGTACGAGCTGCGTTACTTCCAGATCAGCCAGGACGACGAGGAGTCGGAGGCAGACGAGTAG
- the cldn11b gene encoding claudin-11b gives MAHMCRQITGSAASCAGWVGLIVATATNDWVRTCDYTVATCVRMDELGSRGLWAECVISPSLYHCQALNQILTLPAYIQTSRALMICASLLGLPGMLLVLMSMPCVRLPNDTSAIKQRRARVGGVFFIIMAICGIISTVWFPVGAHQSDGLMSFGFSLYAGWVGAALCLLGGSMILCCHSTDPGTPRRENSFYYSRQGSTAMPLDPPANHAKSARV, from the exons ATGGCGCACATGTGCAGGCAGATCACCGGCAGCGCGGCGAGCTGTGCGGGTTGGGTCGGGCTCATAGTGGCCACGGCCACTAACGACTGGGTCCGAACCTGCGACTACACGGTGGCCACCTGCGTGCGCATGGACGAGCTGGGGTCCCGGGGACTCTGGGCGGAGTGCGTCATCTCCCCATCGCTGTATCACTGTCAGGCCCTCAACCAGATCCTCACTCTGCCCG cCTACATCCAGACGTCTCGGGCTCTGATGATCTGCGCCAGCCTGCTCGGCCTCCCCGGGATGCTGCTGGTCCTCATGTCGATGCCCTGCGTCCGGCTGCCGAACGACACCTCCGCCATAAAGCAGCGCCGCGCCCGAGTGGGAGGcgtcttcttcatcatcatgg CCATCTGTGGCATCATATCGACTGTCTGGTTCCCCGTCGGCGCCCACCAAAGCGACGGCCTGATGTCGTTCGGCTTCTCCCTGTACGCCGGCTGGGTCGGCGCCGCTCTCTGCCTCCTGGGCGGCTCCATGATCTTGTGTTGCCACAGCACCGACCCCGGGACCCCGAGAAGGGAGAACAGCTTCTACTACTCCAGGCAGGGCAGCACCGCCATGCCGCTGGACCCGCCCGCCAACCACGCCAAGAGTGCACGAGTGTGA